CGTGGCATCGCCGCTGCTCAAGCAGCGTTTCGACCTGGCATCCGGGGACTGCCTGGACGACCCGGAGGTCGCGGTGGCGGCCTATCCCGTACGGACGCGGGGCGGGAAGCGCGACTCCTGAGGCCCGCCGCGCCCCTCCCCCGCCCCTGGCACAGGGAGACATAAGCGCAACCCACCGGTTGCACCTCCTGGCCTCACGTGCAACCATCAGGTAGCACGTGAGCATCGGAAGGGCACGACAGGAGGAGCACCCCCATGAGCACCGGCAGCAATCAGCACAAGGACGGCGGCGCGGGCGGCGCCCACGACCGCATCGAGCGGGAGATCAGCATCGCCGCGCCCGTGGAGCGCGTCTGGGCCGTGCTCACCGAGCCGGAGCACGTCGGCTCCTGGTTCGGCCAGGGCGAGCCGGCGCCGGTCGATCTGCGGCCGGGCGGGATCATGGAGCTCGACCACGGTGAGTACGGCCAGTTCCTGACCAAGATCGTGAAGGTGGACCCGCCGCACCACTTCTCGTACCGCTGGGCCAGTGCGCACCCCGGTGAGGTGGCGGTCGAGGGCAACTCCACCCTCGTCGAATTCACCCTCACCGAGGAGGGCGACGGCACCCACCTGCGCGTGGTGGAGAGCGGATTCGCCGGCCTCCGCATCCCCGAGGACCGGAAGAAGACCGCGGGGTACGAAAGCCACTCCGCGGGCTGGACCGGCCAGGTGGAGAACATCCGGCGGTACACGGAGCAGCTCGCGGCATGACGAGGGCTGGAGAGGCGGGCGGGGGGCCGGGCGGGGGCGCCGGTCAGGGCTCGGGCCGGGGCGGCAAGGGCGCCGGTCCGGGCTCGGGGGCGGGCTCAGGCTCGGGGGCGGGCTCGGACGCCGTGGCGGAGGTCTTCTCCGCGCTGGCGGACCCGACCCGCCGCCGGATACTCGACGCCCTCGCCGCGCACGGCGAGGCGACCGCCACGGTCCTGGCGGCCGAATTGCCGGTCAGCCGCCAGGCCATCGTCAAACACCTGGGGATCCTGGACCGCGCCGGTCTGGTCGCAGGACACCGGGAGGGCAGGGAAGCGCGCTACCGGGTCATACCGGAGCGGCTGGGGATCACCGCCCGGTGGATGGACCGGGTGGCCGCCGTCTGGGACACCCGTCTCTCGGCGATCAAGCGCCTCGCCGAGGAGGAGTGAGCACGGGCGCGACGCCCGGGGGCAAAGGCGAGGACGGAGCGCGGAGGACGACGGAGGGCGGGCAGCGGGCCCTCCTCCAGCCCTCTCCGGTCCCGGCCGCCCCTCCCACGTACTCTGGTCGCCCCCGTACGGAGGAGCACAGGCGTGACCCGGTGGAACACCAGCCACATCGCCGACCAGACCGGCCGCTCGGCGGTCGTCACCGGCGCCAACAGCGGACTCGGCTACGCCACGGCACGTGAACTGGCCCGGCACGGCGCCCGCGTACTGCTGGCCTGCCGCAACGAGGCGCGGGGCATGGCCGCCCTGGACCGGCTGCGGGCCGACGTCCCCGCCGCCGAGGCCGAGTTCCGGCCCCTCGACCTGGCCGATCTCTCCTCCGTACGGGACTTCGCCGCCGCCCTCGACGACTTCGACGGCGACCGCCTCGACCTGCTCATCAACAACGCCGGCGTGATGGCACTGCCGTACCTGACCACCGCCGACGGCTTCGAGATGCAGTTCGGCACCAACCACCTCGGCCACTTCGCGCTGACCGGGCTGCTGCTGCCCAAGCTCCTCGCCACGCCCGGCGCCCGGGTCGTCACCGTCTCCAGCATGCTGCACGTCCTCGCCGACCTCGACTACACCGACCTCAACAGCGCGCGCTCCTACCGCCGCTGGATCGCGTACAGCCGCTCCAAGAGCGCCAACCTGCTCTTCACCCACGAACTGGCCCGGCGGCTGGCCGCGGCCGGCTCCCAGGTCGTCGCGGCCGCCGCGCACCCCGGATACGCCTCCACCAACCTCATGACCGCGGGCGTCCGCATGGAGGGCCGCACCTCCGCCGAGCGGATCATCGACTTCGGGACCGGCCTCATCGGCCAGTCCCCGGACGGCGGCGCCCTGGGCACCCTCTGCGCGGCCACCGCGCCCCATATGCGGCCGGACTCCTTCATCGGGCCGCGCAACGGGCTGCGCGGCGCCCCCGCCCAGTCCTTCCGCGCCCCCTGGACCAAGAAGGACGCAGCCGGCGAGCGCCTGTGGGCCGCGTCGGAAGAGCTCACCGGCGTCCACTACGACTTCTCACGGCCGGCCGCGGCATTCTGACCGACGGGTGCGGCGCGGTGGGCCGTTCCCTGTACTGGCAGATCCCTGTACTGGCCCCCCGAGCCGCCCGTTCCCTGTACCGGCCGTTCCCGTGCCGGCCGTTCCCTGTACTGGCGATCCGCCTGCCCACTGGTCCCGTTCACCCGCGTGGGCGCGCCGGCCGCGCCCCCCGCGTCAAGACCCCGTGAAGATCACCCCGTTGCCCGCCAAGGGGACGCCAAGGCCCAGGGGCGGCCGCCGCCCTGCCCCGCACGCTGGTCTGGTCCCACACGGTGCCGCACGGAGGTACGACGCACAATGCCGATGGTGTCCCGGCCCGGTGGCCGGCCCGAGGAACCGCCGGATACCACCACCCGCACCGGCAGCGCCCCCACCGGCGCCGGCGAACCCGCTCGTACGCCCACCGGTGAGCCCACGGGTGAACCCACAGGCGAGCCCGCTGGTGAATCCACTGGCGAGCCCGCCGCCGAGCCCGATCCCCGCCACCGGCTCACCACACTCCAGGGCCTGGCCGCCCTCTCCCTCGATGCCCTGGCGTCCGTCGCCTACGGCCCCGAGTCGATCGTGCTGGTCCTGGCCGCGGCAGGCAGCTACGGCCTTGGTTTCACGCTGCCCGTCACACTCGCCATCGCCACGCTGCTGGCCGTCCTGGTCGCGTCGTACCGCCAGGTGATCGCGGCTTTCCCCGACGGCGGCGGCTCGTACGCGGTGGCCAGGACGCACCTCGGCCGCCGGGCCGCCCTGGTGGCCGCCGCCGCCCTCCTCCTCGACTACGTCCTCAATGTCGCGGTCTCCGTGACGGCCGGTGCAGCGGCCCTGACCTCGGCGTTCCCCGCGCTCTACGACGACCGGACGGCGATCTGCCTGACGGTGCTGCTGCTGATCACCGGCATCAACCTGCGCGGCATCGTCGACTCGGCGAAGGCGTTCCTCGTCCCCACCGCCGTCTTCATCGGCGCCATCCTGACGGTGATCGTCGCCGGCCTCCTCCGCGACGCCCCCGCCTCGACCGTCACCACCTATGGTCACCCCTCCGCTCTCGCCCAGAACGCCACCGCCGTCGGCGCCCTGCTCCTGCTCAAGGCCTTCGCGTCCGGCTGCTCGGCGCTGACGGGTGTCGAGGCGGTGGCCAACGCGGTGCCGTCCTTCCGGGCGCCGGCGGCCAGGCGTGCCCAGCGCACCGAGGTCGCGCTCGGCGCCCTGCTCGGCGTGATGCTGATCGGGCTGTCCGTCCTGATCGGCCGCTTCCACCTCCAGCCGGTGGCGGGCGTGACCGTCCTCGCGCAGCTCGCGGACGCCTCCCTGGGCCACAACGGGGCCTTCTACGTGGTCCAGTTCGCCACCATGGTGCTGCTGGCCCTCGCCGCCAACACCTCCTTCGGCGGGCTGCCCGTCCTGATGGGCCTGCTCGCCCGGGACAACTACCTGCCGCACGTCTTCGGCCTCAAGGCGGACCGGCAGGTCCACCGGCACGGCGTGCTGGCCCTCGCCGCCGTGGCCGCGGCGCTGCTGCTCGTTTCCGGCGGCGAGGTCAACACCCTCGTCCCGCTGTTCGCCATCGGTGTCTTCGTCGGCTTCACGCTCTGCCAGATCGGCATGGTCCGGCACTGGCGCCGCCACCGCTCCTCCGGGTGGCGCGGCAAGGCCCTGCTGAACGGTTTCGGCGCCCTGCTCACCGGTGTCTCGGCACTCGTCGTCACCGCCACCAAGTTCACCGAGGGCGCCTGGCTCCTCGTCATCGCCCTGCCGCTGCTGGTCCTCACCTTCGAAGCCGTACACCGTGCCTATGCCCGTATCGGCGAACGCCTCGGCCTGGGCCGCGTCCCCGGCCCCCTGCACCGTGCCCCCTCCCTCGTCATCGTCCCCGTCTCGTACCTCTCCCGGCTGACCTGCGAGGCCCTGAACGCGGCGGTGTCCCTGGGCGATGAGGTGGTGGCGGTCACCGTCACCCACGACGCCCCCGAGGACCGCCCGGCCGCCGAGGCCCTGCGCCGCGACTGGGAACTGTGGAACCCCGGCGTGGAACTCCTCGAACTGCCCTCCGCCACCCGCTCCCTCGGCCGTCCCATAGCCGCCTGCGTCACCGGCCTGGCGGCACGGCGCCCCACCACCCGCATCACCGTCCTGATCCCGGAGGCCGAGCCCGCCCACCTCTGGCAGCGCCTGCTGCAGAACCAGCGCGGCGCGGTCGTCGCCCGCGCGGTGCGCCGGGACACGGACGCGGTCATCTGCCGGCTGCGGTTCCGCCTGGAGCAACAGAGCGCCCGCTCGTGACACCGCACTGAGCGGGAGGGGAACAGCTCGACTCGGGAAGAGGAACGACTCGTGATGCGCAACTGCTCCTGTCGGGGCCACCGCTCGTGATGCGGGACTGCTCACTGCTCGTGACACGGAACCGCTCGTCGTGACGCTCCGTTGTCAGTGGTGCGTCCTACCGTGAGGTCATGAACTCCGCACACCCCGCCATGAGCATGGATTACGACGGTCACTGCGCCGCCCTCGTCGACCAGGCCGCACTCCTGGCGTCCTGCCTCACGGAGCGGGACGCCGACCTGACGACCACCGTCCCCTCGTGCCCGGACTGGAACCTCGCCCAGCTGCTCCGGCATCTGGGCGAGGCCC
This portion of the Streptomyces sp. 2114.4 genome encodes:
- a CDS encoding SRPBCC family protein — translated: MSTGSNQHKDGGAGGAHDRIEREISIAAPVERVWAVLTEPEHVGSWFGQGEPAPVDLRPGGIMELDHGEYGQFLTKIVKVDPPHHFSYRWASAHPGEVAVEGNSTLVEFTLTEEGDGTHLRVVESGFAGLRIPEDRKKTAGYESHSAGWTGQVENIRRYTEQLAA
- a CDS encoding helix-turn-helix transcriptional regulator, translating into MAEVFSALADPTRRRILDALAAHGEATATVLAAELPVSRQAIVKHLGILDRAGLVAGHREGREARYRVIPERLGITARWMDRVAAVWDTRLSAIKRLAEEE
- a CDS encoding oxidoreductase → MTRWNTSHIADQTGRSAVVTGANSGLGYATARELARHGARVLLACRNEARGMAALDRLRADVPAAEAEFRPLDLADLSSVRDFAAALDDFDGDRLDLLINNAGVMALPYLTTADGFEMQFGTNHLGHFALTGLLLPKLLATPGARVVTVSSMLHVLADLDYTDLNSARSYRRWIAYSRSKSANLLFTHELARRLAAAGSQVVAAAAHPGYASTNLMTAGVRMEGRTSAERIIDFGTGLIGQSPDGGALGTLCAATAPHMRPDSFIGPRNGLRGAPAQSFRAPWTKKDAAGERLWAASEELTGVHYDFSRPAAAF
- a CDS encoding amino acid permease, giving the protein MPMVSRPGGRPEEPPDTTTRTGSAPTGAGEPARTPTGEPTGEPTGEPAGESTGEPAAEPDPRHRLTTLQGLAALSLDALASVAYGPESIVLVLAAAGSYGLGFTLPVTLAIATLLAVLVASYRQVIAAFPDGGGSYAVARTHLGRRAALVAAAALLLDYVLNVAVSVTAGAAALTSAFPALYDDRTAICLTVLLLITGINLRGIVDSAKAFLVPTAVFIGAILTVIVAGLLRDAPASTVTTYGHPSALAQNATAVGALLLLKAFASGCSALTGVEAVANAVPSFRAPAARRAQRTEVALGALLGVMLIGLSVLIGRFHLQPVAGVTVLAQLADASLGHNGAFYVVQFATMVLLALAANTSFGGLPVLMGLLARDNYLPHVFGLKADRQVHRHGVLALAAVAAALLLVSGGEVNTLVPLFAIGVFVGFTLCQIGMVRHWRRHRSSGWRGKALLNGFGALLTGVSALVVTATKFTEGAWLLVIALPLLVLTFEAVHRAYARIGERLGLGRVPGPLHRAPSLVIVPVSYLSRLTCEALNAAVSLGDEVVAVTVTHDAPEDRPAAEALRRDWELWNPGVELLELPSATRSLGRPIAACVTGLAARRPTTRITVLIPEAEPAHLWQRLLQNQRGAVVARAVRRDTDAVICRLRFRLEQQSARS